The following coding sequences are from one Anguilla anguilla isolate fAngAng1 chromosome 12, fAngAng1.pri, whole genome shotgun sequence window:
- the LOC118209497 gene encoding olfactory receptor 1496-like isoform X2, whose protein sequence is MENSTEMVFVLQGLNDTKSNKRTYFVVTLLVYLFTICVNLTLIVTIILDRMLHEPMFIFLCNLCVNGIFGASTFYPKMLVDLSSDVSVTPYKACLAQMFVIYTYVFCEITTLAMMAYDRYVAICKPLNYHSIITPRKVAKLLILTWLLSICESGFAVVMIARVPLCGFYIDKIYCTLWAVAKLSCVDTTMNNVYGSILMVLHSLQAVVIVVSYVNIIKASVRSQEDRSKFMQTCLPHLISLINFSVAAVFDVMYARYGSSSSVQALRNFMSLQFLVVPPILNPLIYGLKMNQIRRRIFRICSRKTDALRFVTVL, encoded by the exons ATGGAAAATTCGACTGAAATGGTGTTTGTTCTACAAGGACTGAATGACACGAAGTCAAACAAACGCACATACTTTGTCGTCACTCTTCTCGTTTACCTTTTTACTATTTGCGTGAACCTGACCTTGATTGTCACAATTATTTTAGATAGAATGCTCCATGAGCCCATGTTTATATTCCTGTGCAACTTGTGTGTAAATGGCATATTTGGTGCCTCTACATTTTATCCTAAGATGTTGGTGGACCTTTCATCTGACGTTAGTGTTACTCCATATAAAGCTTGCCTCGCTCAAATGTTTGTAATATACACCTATGTATTCTGCGAAATCACTACGCTAGCAATGATGGCTTATGACAGGTATGTCGCGATTTGCAAACCGCTCAATTACCACTCCATCATCACGCCTCGGAAGGTGGCGAAATTGTTGATTCTTACCTGGCTTTTATCCATCTGTGAATCGGGTTTTGCGGTGGTCATGATAGCCAGAGTACCTCTCTGTGGATTCTACATCGACAAAATTTACTGCACACTTTGGGCAGTGGCAAAGCTGTCATGTGTGGATACGACTATGAACAACGTATACGGGTCCATTCTCATGGTTTTGCACAGTTTACAAGCTGTGGTGATCGTGGTGTCTTATGTTAATATCATCAAAGCATCTGTGCGATCGCAGGAAGATCGGAGTAAATTCATGCAGACCTGTTTGCCTCATTTAATCTCTTTGATCAATTTCTCAGTCGCAGCTGTTTTTGACGTCATGTACGCTCGCTATGGTTCCAGCAGCAGTGTGCAGGCACTGCGCAATTTCATGTCCCTGCAGTTCCTCGTCGTTCCACCTATCCTAAATCCCCTCATATATGGCCTGAAAATGAACCAAATCCGCCGGAGAATCTTTAGAATTTGCAGTCGGAAAACAGATGCTCTAAG gtttgtCACCGTTCTGTAA
- the LOC118209504 gene encoding olfactory receptor-like protein DTMT: MENSTELVFVLQGLNDTKSNKRTYFVVTLLVYLFTICVNLTLIVTILLDRMLHEPMFIFLCNLCVNGIFGASTFYPKMLVDLSSDVSVTPYKACLTQMFVIYTYVFCEITTLTMMAYDRYVAICKPLNYHSIITPRKVVKLLIFTWLFSISETVIVVVLTARLPLCGFTMEKLYCSNWAIVKLSCVDTTINNVYGSILMVLHSLQAVVIVVSYVNIIKASVRSQEDRSKFMQTCLPHLISLINFSVAAVFDVMYARYGSSSSVQALRNFMSLEFLVVPPILNPLIYGLKMNQIRRRIFRICSRKTDALK; this comes from the coding sequence ATGGAAAATTCGACTGAACTGGTGTTTGTTCTACAAGGACTGAATGACACGAAGTCAAACAAACGCACATACTTTGTCGTCACTCTTCTCGTTTACCTTTTTACTATTTGCGTGAACCTGACCTTGATTGTCACAATTCTTTTAGATAGAATGCTCCATGAGCCCATGTTTATATTCCTGTGCAACTTGTGTGTAAATGGCATATTTGGTGCCTCTACATTTTATCCTAAGATGTTGGTGGACCTTTCATCTGACGTTAGTGTTACTCCATATAAAGCTTGCCTCACTCAAATGTTTGTAATATACACCTATGTATTCTGCGAAATCACTACGCTAACAATGATGGCTTATGACAGGTATGTCGCGATTTGCAAGCCGCTCAATTACCACTCCATCATCACGCCTCGGAAGGTGGTGAAATTGTTGATTTTTACCTGGCTGTTTTCCATCTCTGAAACTGTTATTGTGGTAGTCCTGACTGCCAGACTACCACTTTGTGGATTCACGATGGAAAAGCTTTACTGCTCGAACTGGGCAATAGTAAAGCTGTCATGTGTGGATACGACTATCAACAACGTATACGGGTCCATTCTCATGGTTTTGCACAGTTTACAAGCTGTGGTGATCGTGGTGTCTTATGTTAATATCATCAAAGCATCTGTGCGATCGCAGGAAGATCGGAGTAAGTTCATGCAGACCTGTTTGCCTCATTTAATCTCTTTGATCAATTTCTCAGTCGCAGCTGTTTTTGACGTCATGTATGCTCGCTATGGTTCCAGCAGCAGTGTGCAGGCACTGCGCAATTTCATGTCCCTGGAGTTCCTCGTCGTTCCACCGATCCTAAATCCCCTCATCTATGGCCTGAAAATGAACCAAATCCGCCGGAGAATCTTTAGAATTTGCAGCCGGAAAACAGATGCTCTTAAGTGA
- the LOC118209497 gene encoding olfactory receptor 8I2-like isoform X1 encodes MKVFNLKNCCIISTPPFFHFYSNDKHCEKDTRNTRKAGARTLQSLPGVLYTPVKRTTMENSTEMLFVLQGLNDTKSSKKTYFVVTLLVYIFTTLVNLTLISIIGLDRKLHEPMFIFLCNMCVNGIFGVSTFYPKILVDLSSDVSVTPYKACLAQMLVIYSYIFCEFTTLAVMAFDRYVAICKPLKYHSIITPRKVANFLCFTWLFSISESAIGMGLIARLPLCGFNIDKIYCTSWAVVKLSCVDTTINNIYGYILTIIHSLEAGVIFVSYVNIVKASARSPEERSKFMQTCLPHLISLGNFTVAIVFDVMYARYGSNTSLHTLRSFMSVEYLVVPPLLNPLIYGLKLNQIRRRIFRVCNRKTSTLK; translated from the exons atgaagGTCTTCAATTTGAAAAATTGCTGTATAATTTCAACCCCACcgttctttcatttttattcgaATGATAAGCATTGTGAAAAG GACACCCGAAACACCCGAAAAGCTGGCGCAAGAACACTTCAGAGTCTCCCCGGTGTTTTATACACACCTGTTAAAAGAACTACCATGGAGAATTCGACTGAAATGCTGTTTGTTCTACAAGGACTAAATGACACGAAGTCAAGcaaaaaaacatactttgtCGTCACTCTTCTCGTTTACATTTTTACTACTTTAGTAAACCTGACTTTGATTTCGATAATTGGTTTAGATAGAAAGCTCCATGAGCCCATGTTTATATTTCTGTGCAACATGTGTGTAAATGGGATATTTGGTGTCTCTACATTTTATCCTAAAATATTGGTGGACCTTTCATCTGACGTGAGTGTTACGCCGTATAAAGCTTGTCTCGCTCAAATGCTTGTAATATACAGTTACATCTTCTGTGAGTTCACTACATTAGCAGTGATGGCTTTTGACCGGTATGTCGCGATATGCAAGCCGCTCAAGTACCACTCCATCATAACGCCTCGGAAGGTGGCgaattttttgtgttttacctGGCTGTTTTCTATCAGTGAATCAGCTATTGGGATGGGCCTGATAGCCAGACTACCCCTCTGTGGATTTAACATCGACAAGATTTACTGCACATCCTGGGCAGTGGTAAAGCTATCATGTGTGGATACCACTATCAACAACATATACGGGTACATTCTCACGATAATACACAGTTTAGAAGCAGGGGTGATCTTTGTTTCCTATGTTAATATCGTCAAAGCATCTGCGCGATCGCCAGAAGAACGCAGTAAATTCATGCAGACCTGTTTGCCCCATTTAATCTCTTTGGGCAACTTCACAGTCGCAATCGTTTTTGACGTCATGTACGCTCGCTATGGTTCCAACACCAGCCTGCATACTCTCCGCAGTTTCATGTCCGTGGAGTACCTCGTTGTTCCACCGCTGTTAAATCCCCTCATATATGGCCTCAAACTGAACCAGATCCGCCGGAGAATATTTAGAGTTTGCAATCGGAAAACCAGTACTCTGAAGTGA
- the LOC118209497 gene encoding olfactory receptor 8I2-like isoform X3 — protein sequence MENSTEMLFVLQGLNDTKSSKKTYFVVTLLVYIFTTLVNLTLISIIGLDRKLHEPMFIFLCNMCVNGIFGVSTFYPKILVDLSSDVSVTPYKACLAQMLVIYSYIFCEFTTLAVMAFDRYVAICKPLKYHSIITPRKVANFLCFTWLFSISESAIGMGLIARLPLCGFNIDKIYCTSWAVVKLSCVDTTINNIYGYILTIIHSLEAGVIFVSYVNIVKASARSPEERSKFMQTCLPHLISLGNFTVAIVFDVMYARYGSNTSLHTLRSFMSVEYLVVPPLLNPLIYGLKLNQIRRRIFRVCNRKTSTLK from the coding sequence ATGGAGAATTCGACTGAAATGCTGTTTGTTCTACAAGGACTAAATGACACGAAGTCAAGcaaaaaaacatactttgtCGTCACTCTTCTCGTTTACATTTTTACTACTTTAGTAAACCTGACTTTGATTTCGATAATTGGTTTAGATAGAAAGCTCCATGAGCCCATGTTTATATTTCTGTGCAACATGTGTGTAAATGGGATATTTGGTGTCTCTACATTTTATCCTAAAATATTGGTGGACCTTTCATCTGACGTGAGTGTTACGCCGTATAAAGCTTGTCTCGCTCAAATGCTTGTAATATACAGTTACATCTTCTGTGAGTTCACTACATTAGCAGTGATGGCTTTTGACCGGTATGTCGCGATATGCAAGCCGCTCAAGTACCACTCCATCATAACGCCTCGGAAGGTGGCgaattttttgtgttttacctGGCTGTTTTCTATCAGTGAATCAGCTATTGGGATGGGCCTGATAGCCAGACTACCCCTCTGTGGATTTAACATCGACAAGATTTACTGCACATCCTGGGCAGTGGTAAAGCTATCATGTGTGGATACCACTATCAACAACATATACGGGTACATTCTCACGATAATACACAGTTTAGAAGCAGGGGTGATCTTTGTTTCCTATGTTAATATCGTCAAAGCATCTGCGCGATCGCCAGAAGAACGCAGTAAATTCATGCAGACCTGTTTGCCCCATTTAATCTCTTTGGGCAACTTCACAGTCGCAATCGTTTTTGACGTCATGTACGCTCGCTATGGTTCCAACACCAGCCTGCATACTCTCCGCAGTTTCATGTCCGTGGAGTACCTCGTTGTTCCACCGCTGTTAAATCCCCTCATATATGGCCTCAAACTGAACCAGATCCGCCGGAGAATATTTAGAGTTTGCAATCGGAAAACCAGTACTCTGAAGTGA
- the LOC118209501 gene encoding olfactory receptor 1509-like: MENSTEIVFFLQGLNDTKSNKYTYFVITLLVYLFTILVNVTLIVTIILNRMLHEPMFIFVCNLCVNGIFGVSTFYPKILEDLSSDVSVISYKACLAQMFGIYNYVFCEITTLAVMAYDRYIAICKPLNYHSIITPRKVVQLLIFTWLSSIIESIVVVGLVARLSLCRFNIEKLYCTAWAVVKLACVDTIVNNIYGSILMVCHVSEALVIFVSYVNIVKVSVRSPEDRSKFMQTCLPHLISLANFSVAVVFDIMYARYGSYTSLHALRNFMSLEYLLVPPILNPLIYGLKMNQIRQRIFRICSRKRDALK, translated from the coding sequence ATGGAGAATTCtactgaaattgtgttttttctaCAAGGACTGAATGACACGAAgtcaaacaaatacacatactttGTCATCACTCTTCTCGTTTACCTTTTTACTATTTTAGTAAACGTGACTTTGATTGTGactattattttaaacagaatgcTCCATGAGCCCATGTTTATATTTGTCTGCaacttgtgtgtaaatgggatATTTGGTGTCTCTACATTTTATCCGAAAATATTGGAGGACCTTTCATCAGATGTGAGTGTTATTTCGTATAAGGCTTGTCTCGCTCAAATGTTTGGAATATACAATTACGTCTTCTGTGAAATCACTACGTTGGCAGTGATGGCTTATGACAGGTATATTGCGATATGCAAGCCGCTCAATTACCATTCCATCATCACGCCTCGGAAGGTGGTGCAATTGTTGATTTTTACGTGGTTGTCTTCTATCATCGAATCAATTGTTGTGGTGGGCCTCGTAGCCAGACTATCTCTCTGTAGATTCAACATCGAAAAGCTTTACTGCACAGCCTGGGCAGTGGTAAAGCTGGCATGTGTGGATACCATTGTGAACAATATATACGGGTCAATACTCATGGTTTGTCACGTATCCGAAGCACTGGTGATCTTTGTTTCCTATGTTAATATCGTCAAAGTATCTGTGCGATCGCCGGAAGACCGGAGTAAATTCATGCAGACCTGTTTGCCACATTTAATCTCATTGGCTAACTTCTCAGTCGCAGTCGTTTTTGACATCATGTACGCTCGCTATGGTTCCTACACCAGCCTGCACGCTCTCCGCAACTTCATGTCCCTGGAATACCTCCTTGTTCCACCGATACTGAATCCCCTCATTTATGGCCTGAAAATGAACCAGATCCGCCAGAGAATCTTTAGAATTTGCAGCCGGAAAAGAGATGCTCTAAAGTGA